The Salvia miltiorrhiza cultivar Shanhuang (shh) chromosome 1, IMPLAD_Smil_shh, whole genome shotgun sequence genome has a window encoding:
- the LOC131006773 gene encoding zinc finger BED domain-containing protein RICESLEEPER 2-like, with protein MCLFRFCFVPSPHTAPILAKILMDCLSHYSLDNKISSVVLDNATTNDAMMSILKDNLESNFLMLGGEFLHLRCSAHILNLVVGDGLKVISHATEKVRDCIVFWMSTPKRVEKFDEACRLLNITKPKRLVLDCKTRWNSTYLMLQTALPFKDVFTKLKRLNRKLKFVPPSEHDWMLAGLVCEKLEIFYKATKVFYGRNHPTSNLFFRKICEIKLALRRWIHSDVEVIRTMADSMIEKFDKYGEHVNGILAIATILDPRNKLDCVEHYFKRLYVDDAEKELKRVRENLDKLIVEYQKRNEGNNSED; from the coding sequence ATGTGTTTGTTTAGGTTTTGTTTTGTACCATCTCCACACACTGCTCCGATTCTTGCAAAGATCTTGATGGATTGTTTGTCTCATTACTCGTTGGATAATAAAATTTCATCGGTTGTACTTGATAATGCCACCACTAATGATGCAATGATGAGTATTTTGAAGGACAATTTGGAAAGTAATTTTCTAATGTTAGGTGGGGAGTTTTTGCATTTGAGGTGTAGTGCTCATATTTTAAACTTGGTTGTTGGGGATGGTTTAAAAGTGATTAGTCATGCTACTGAAAAAGTTCGAGATTGTATTGTTTTCTGGATGTCCACTCCTAAAAGGGTGGAAAAGTTTGATGAGGCTTGTCGGCTTTTGAACATAACTAAACCCAAAAGATTGGTTCTTGATTGTAAAACTCGGTGGAATTCAACTTACTTGATGCTTCAAACTGCTTTGCCTTTCAAGGATGTTTTTACTAAATTGAAAAGGTTGAATAGGAAGTTGAAATTTGTTCCTCCTAGTGAACATGATTGGATGTTAGCAGGTCTTGTTTGTGAGAAGTTGGAAATTTTCTACAAGGCTACTAAAGTCTTTTATGGTAGAAATCATCCTACTTCTAATTTGTTTTTTCGAAAGATTTGTGAAATTAAACTTGCTTTGAGGAGATGGATACATAGTGATGTTGAGGTCATTAGAACTATGGCTGACAGTATGATTGAGAAGTTTGACAAATATGGGGAACATGTGAATGGTATTTTGGCCATTGCTACCATTTTAGATCCGAGAAACAAATTAGATTGTGTGGAGCACTATTTCAAGAGGTTGTATGTGGATGATGCTGAAAAGGAGTTGAAAAGGGTTAGGGAGAATTTGGATAAGCTTATAGTTGAATATCAAAAGAGAAATGAAGGGAACAATAGTGAAGACTAA